In a single window of the Streptomyces sp. NBC_00285 genome:
- a CDS encoding IS110 family transposase encodes MTITCGVDWASDHHDVALVDQEGTLLARARIADDLDGLHQLLELLTTHGDAVNAPVPIAIETSRGLLVACLRATGRPIYAINPMAAARYRDRHTVTRKKSDHLDAMVLANILRTDRAAHRPLPDDSELARAVAVLARAQQDAVWDRTQAGNKLRSHLREYFPGFLAAFQHKREGISGSVARAVLAAAPTPEQAAKLTRPQLRTLLKKSGRERGIETEAERLRAALRVPQMRQPNQVEQAMGCQTVALLRQLNAACTSVEDLTEATAESFDTHPDAEIITSFPGLGSVTGARVLAEIGDDRSRFTDAKGLKAFAGAAPITRASGRSLAVMARRVKNQRLASVGYVWAFASLTASPGARAHYDRRRADGDRHTAAQRNLFNRMLGCLHYCLTKRSPYDEQAAFPTLPAPQLTIAA; translated from the coding sequence ATGACCATCACCTGCGGAGTCGACTGGGCCAGCGACCATCACGACGTCGCTCTGGTCGACCAGGAAGGCACCTTGTTAGCCAGGGCTCGGATCGCCGACGACCTGGACGGCCTGCACCAGCTACTCGAGCTCCTCACCACCCACGGCGACGCCGTGAACGCCCCGGTCCCTATCGCGATCGAGACCTCCCGCGGACTTCTCGTCGCATGCCTCCGCGCAACCGGCCGGCCTATTTACGCCATCAACCCGATGGCCGCCGCCCGTTACCGTGACCGCCACACGGTCACCCGCAAGAAGTCCGACCACCTCGACGCCATGGTGCTCGCGAACATCCTGCGCACGGACAGGGCCGCACACCGGCCGCTGCCTGACGACAGCGAGCTCGCCCGAGCGGTCGCCGTCCTCGCCCGCGCCCAGCAGGATGCCGTATGGGACCGAACCCAAGCCGGCAATAAACTCCGCTCTCACCTGCGCGAATACTTCCCCGGTTTCCTCGCTGCCTTTCAGCACAAGCGCGAAGGGATCAGCGGCAGCGTCGCCCGCGCCGTGTTGGCAGCGGCCCCCACCCCCGAACAGGCCGCCAAGCTCACCCGCCCCCAGCTGCGCACGCTGCTGAAGAAGAGCGGCCGTGAGCGCGGCATCGAAACGGAAGCCGAACGGCTCCGCGCCGCTTTGCGCGTCCCACAAATGCGCCAGCCCAATCAGGTCGAGCAGGCCATGGGATGCCAGACCGTCGCTCTGCTCAGACAGCTCAACGCCGCCTGCACCAGCGTCGAAGACCTCACCGAAGCCACAGCGGAGTCATTTGATACGCACCCGGACGCCGAGATCATCACCAGCTTTCCGGGACTCGGCTCTGTCACCGGCGCCCGGGTGCTCGCCGAGATCGGCGACGACCGATCCCGCTTCACCGACGCGAAAGGCCTCAAAGCCTTCGCCGGGGCCGCACCGATCACCAGGGCATCTGGCAGAAGCCTCGCCGTCATGGCCCGCAGGGTCAAGAACCAGCGCCTGGCCTCGGTCGGCTACGTCTGGGCCTTCGCCAGCCTGACCGCCTCACCCGGCGCCCGAGCCCACTACGACCGGCGACGAGCCGACGGAGACCGCCACACAGCCGCCCAGCGGAACCTCTTCAACCGCATGCTCGGCTGCCTCCACTACTGCCTCACCAAGCGCAGCCCATACGACGAACAAGCCGCATTCCCGACCCTACCGGCCCCACAACTCACCATCGCCGCTTGA